A genomic stretch from Capricornis sumatraensis isolate serow.1 chromosome 4, serow.2, whole genome shotgun sequence includes:
- the TSPAN9 gene encoding tetraspanin-9, which yields MARGCLCCLKYAMFLFNLIFWLCGCGLLGVGIWLSVSQGNFATFSPSFPSLSAANLVIAIGTIVMVTGFLGCLGAIKENRCLLLSFFIVLLIILLAELILIILFFVYMDKVNENAKKDLKEGLLLYNSENNVGLKNAWNIIQAEMHCCGVTDYRDWFSVLGENTVPDRCCMENSQGCGQNNTTLVWRTGCYEKVKQWFADNKHVLGTVGMCLLITQILGMAFSMTLFQHIHRTGKKYDA from the exons ctCTGTGGCTGTGGGCTGCTTGGAGTGGGCATTTGGCTGTCCGTGTCGCAAGGCAACTTTGCCACCTTCTCCCCCAGCTTCCCCTCGCTGTCAGCAGCCAACCTGGTCATCGCCATAGGCACCATCGTCATGGTGACGGGCTTCCTCGGTTGCCTGGGGGCCATCAAGGAGAACAGGTGCCTCCTCCTCAGT TTCTTCATCGTCCTGTTGATCATCCTCCTGGCAGAGCTGATCTTAATTATCCTCTTCTTTGTCTACATGGACAAG GTGAATGAGAACGCCAAGAAGGACTTGAAGGAGGGCCTGCTTCTGTACAACTCGGAGAACAACGTGGGGCTGAAGAACGCCTGGAACATCATCCAGGCAGAG ATGCACTGCTGCGGTGTCACCGACTACAGAGACTGGTTCTCGGTGCTGGGGGAGAACACGGTTCCCGACCGCTGCTGCATGGAGAACTCCCAGGGCTGCGGACAAAACAACACCACCCTCGTGTGGAGGACG GGCTGCTACGAGAAGGTCAAACAGTGGTTTGCTGACAATAAGCATGTGCTCGGCACGGTGGGGATGTGCCTTCTAATCACGCAG ATTCTGGGCATGGCCTTCTCCATGACCCTCTTCCAGCACATCCACCGGACTGGGAAGAAGTACGACGCCTGA